One window from the genome of Thermococcus sp. encodes:
- a CDS encoding glycosyltransferase 4 family protein has translation MIAIAPLIGLTLTLILTPYLAKEMKRAGITGKDIHKLKQPEIAEMGGLAILIGLAITILPFANSRVSKVLAVFLLFGLVGVIDDLVALKQSHKVLLSLLAAIPAAFLDVSPMVDIFGHTLNLGTVYHIFALLFIVGSANLVNLLAGFNGIEIGTSAIALGFLAAITEGPVRVVALTGMGVALGFLWWNRYPARVFPGDTGTLSMGALIGLVGIIGKVEVYAAILLIPHFIDFTIKAFGVRFGVRKHGRTMVLPDGTLQAPPYPSFLGTIMRKVRVNEPKLVAIVWGIEFTLGLLVLALRLSL, from the coding sequence CCTGACGCTCATCCTGACTCCCTACCTTGCCAAGGAAATGAAGAGGGCCGGAATTACGGGTAAGGATATTCACAAACTCAAACAACCAGAAATCGCTGAGATGGGAGGCTTGGCGATACTAATCGGACTCGCCATCACCATTCTTCCCTTTGCGAACTCTAGGGTATCCAAGGTACTCGCGGTCTTCCTCCTCTTTGGGCTGGTCGGGGTAATAGACGACCTCGTGGCGTTAAAGCAGTCACACAAGGTTCTCCTCTCGCTCCTTGCGGCGATTCCTGCCGCTTTCCTCGATGTCTCACCGATGGTGGACATCTTCGGCCACACTCTGAACCTCGGGACAGTTTACCATATCTTTGCCCTCCTCTTCATCGTCGGTTCCGCCAACCTAGTCAACCTGCTCGCCGGCTTCAACGGCATTGAGATTGGAACTTCGGCAATAGCACTAGGCTTTTTGGCGGCGATAACCGAAGGGCCGGTGAGAGTAGTTGCACTAACCGGTATGGGGGTTGCCCTTGGCTTCCTCTGGTGGAACAGATATCCCGCGAGGGTCTTCCCAGGTGATACGGGGACGCTGAGCATGGGTGCACTGATAGGTCTGGTCGGAATAATAGGGAAAGTCGAGGTCTACGCGGCCATTCTTTTGATACCCCACTTCATTGACTTCACGATAAAGGCCTTTGGAGTCCGCTTTGGGGTCAGAAAACACGGAAGAACGATGGTCCTGCCGGACGGAACGCTTCAGGCACCGCCGTACCCGAGCTTTTTAGGGACTATAATGAGAAAAGTACGCGTGAACGAGCCGAAGCTCGTCGCAATAGTCTGGGGAATCGAGTTCACTCTCGGGCTTCTCGTCCTTGCCCTTCGTCTATCACTTTGA
- the cas6 gene encoding CRISPR-associated endoribonuclease Cas6 — MRVEIKFRPVEEGTILPFNYNYDVYNQLLSKIALVSPEIAHEAEVSHVDYFTFSRMMVRKRELLPDRGIKVLSDDVSLYVSSSSAEIIKAVVEGFIDSPTLQIGDASFIAEDVKILKEPTLGGRALFSTLSPIMVRTVKLNDDKMKIWDLYPNEEAFFDKLRKVMLMRYSAMVGSMPEEKDFAIEVVKFKPVRILVKDTYYRGSLMIFRYTGSKEIARFGYENGFGEKTRYGFGMVKVIDEGQGREARE, encoded by the coding sequence ATGAGGGTGGAAATCAAATTTAGACCCGTTGAGGAGGGTACTATCCTTCCCTTTAACTACAACTACGATGTCTACAATCAGTTGCTGAGCAAGATAGCGCTAGTTTCTCCCGAGATAGCTCATGAAGCGGAAGTAAGCCACGTCGATTACTTTACCTTTTCGAGGATGATGGTTCGTAAGAGGGAGCTTTTGCCCGATAGGGGGATAAAGGTTCTCTCTGACGATGTCTCCCTCTACGTCTCATCTTCCTCCGCGGAGATTATAAAGGCCGTTGTTGAGGGCTTCATCGACAGTCCGACCCTTCAGATTGGCGACGCTTCCTTCATCGCGGAGGACGTTAAAATCCTGAAGGAGCCTACCCTCGGAGGGAGAGCTCTCTTCTCGACGCTAAGTCCCATAATGGTGCGCACGGTCAAGCTTAACGACGATAAGATGAAAATATGGGATCTCTATCCCAACGAAGAGGCCTTCTTCGATAAGCTTAGGAAAGTAATGCTCATGCGCTACTCTGCCATGGTGGGCTCTATGCCCGAGGAAAAGGACTTTGCCATAGAAGTCGTCAAGTTTAAGCCCGTCAGGATACTCGTTAAGGACACCTATTATCGCGGCTCCCTCATGATATTCCGCTATACTGGCTCAAAGGAGATAGCCCGCTTCGGCTACGAGAACGGCTTTGGAGAAAAGACGCGTTACGGCTTTGGGATGGTCAAAGTGATAGACGAAGGGCAAGGACGAGAAGCCCGAGAGTGA